From the genome of Streptomyces sp. NBC_01116, one region includes:
- a CDS encoding TetR/AcrR family transcriptional regulator, whose amino-acid sequence MTSTAAVPPPRATYRRLSVEERRAQLLLAALGLFAHRAPDEVSLDEVAVAAGVSRPLVYRYFPGGRQQLYEAALGSAADELTLCFTEPPAGPPTERVARVLDRYLRFVDEHDTGFSALLRGGSVVETSRTTTIVDGVRRAAADEILRHLGRMGETGEQPAGPRLRMMVRSWIAAVEAASLIWLDDGKRPAAAELRGWLVDHLIALLAATAATDPETAAVVNDLLALETSDGPAGQLAVRVIPVVAEAAHLLPAAAASD is encoded by the coding sequence ATGACCTCCACCGCCGCAGTCCCGCCGCCCCGGGCGACGTACCGCAGGCTCAGCGTCGAGGAGCGCCGCGCCCAGCTGCTGCTCGCCGCACTCGGCCTCTTCGCCCACCGGGCACCCGACGAGGTCTCGCTCGACGAGGTGGCGGTGGCGGCCGGGGTGTCCCGGCCGCTGGTCTACCGCTACTTCCCGGGCGGACGGCAGCAGTTGTACGAGGCCGCGCTCGGCTCGGCGGCGGACGAGCTGACGCTGTGCTTCACCGAGCCGCCGGCGGGCCCGCCCACCGAGCGGGTCGCCCGGGTGCTGGACCGCTATCTGCGCTTCGTCGACGAGCACGACACCGGGTTCAGCGCCCTGCTGCGCGGCGGCAGCGTCGTGGAGACCTCCCGCACGACGACGATCGTGGACGGGGTGCGGCGGGCGGCGGCGGACGAGATCCTGCGCCACCTCGGGCGGATGGGCGAGACCGGGGAGCAGCCGGCCGGGCCGCGGCTGCGGATGATGGTGCGCAGCTGGATCGCCGCCGTCGAGGCGGCCTCGCTGATCTGGCTGGACGACGGGAAGCGGCCGGCCGCGGCCGAGCTGCGCGGCTGGCTGGTCGACCATCTGATCGCCCTGCTCGCCGCGACCGCCGCCACCGACCCGGAGACCGCGGCCGTGGTGAACGACCTGCTGGCGCTGGAGACCTCCGACGGCCCGGCCGGGCAGCTGGCGGTACGGGTGATTCCGGTCGTCGCGGAGGCGGCGCACCTGCTGCCCGCCGCCGCTGCGTCAGACTGA
- a CDS encoding diiron oxygenase, translating to MTPVTARDATALRDALGPLRDREQVALRLLESSAKHSFDPDTELDWDAAVEEGKWFWPPELVSLYGTPLWDRMSEEQRLDLSRHEGAALASLGIWFEIILMQLLVRHVYDKPVTSNHVRYALTEIADECRHSMMFGRMIDWGGAPTYPVPRVYHNLARVLKTVSTTPGSFAATLLGEEILDWMQRLTFPDDRVQTLVRGVTRIHVIEEARHVRYAREELRRQMVTAPRWERELTKVSCGEAARVFSVCFVNPQVYENVGLDRREAVAQVKASGHRAEVMQSGAKRLTDFFDDIGLLNGVGRRLWRSSGLLA from the coding sequence ATGACGCCCGTCACCGCTCGCGATGCCACCGCGCTCCGCGACGCACTCGGTCCGCTCCGCGACCGCGAGCAGGTCGCCCTGCGGCTGCTCGAATCCTCCGCCAAGCACTCCTTCGACCCCGACACCGAACTCGACTGGGACGCGGCCGTCGAGGAGGGCAAGTGGTTCTGGCCGCCGGAGCTGGTCTCGCTGTACGGGACCCCGCTGTGGGACCGGATGTCCGAGGAGCAGCGCCTGGACCTCTCCCGGCACGAGGGCGCCGCGCTCGCCTCGCTCGGCATCTGGTTCGAGATCATCCTGATGCAGCTGCTGGTCCGGCACGTCTACGACAAGCCGGTGACCAGCAACCACGTCCGCTACGCGCTCACCGAGATAGCCGACGAGTGCCGGCACTCGATGATGTTCGGCCGCATGATCGACTGGGGCGGCGCCCCGACCTATCCGGTGCCGCGCGTCTACCACAACCTCGCGCGGGTCCTGAAGACCGTCTCCACCACCCCCGGTTCGTTCGCCGCGACCCTGCTCGGCGAGGAGATCCTCGACTGGATGCAGCGCCTGACCTTTCCGGACGACCGGGTGCAGACCCTGGTGCGCGGGGTGACCCGGATCCATGTGATCGAGGAGGCCCGGCACGTCCGGTACGCCCGCGAGGAGCTGCGCCGCCAGATGGTGACCGCCCCGCGCTGGGAGCGGGAGCTCACCAAGGTCAGCTGCGGCGAGGCGGCCCGGGTCTTCTCCGTCTGCTTCGTGAACCCGCAGGTGTACGAGAACGTCGGCCTGGACCGCCGTGAGGCCGTCGCCCAGGTGAAGGCCAGCGGCCACCGCGCGGAGGTGATGCAGTCGGGCGCGAAACGGCTGACCGACTTCTTCGACGACATCGGCCTGCTGAACGGCGTCGGCCGCCGGCTGTGGCGCAGCTCCGGGCTGCTGGCCTGA
- a CDS encoding ferritin-like domain-containing protein has translation MSTHDLYTTPPAAPTWQVPATGAARFSWDYDDGRERLLALYQKGKDKQWDGNKRIDWSLEVDPADPLGTPDEALTLYGTPHWARMTEKDRGELRTHYTSWQFSQFLHGEQGAMVCAARIVESVPDLDAKFYSATQTMDEARHAEIYGRFLHEKIGMLYPVNDSLQGLLGDTLRDSRWDMPYLGMQVLIEGLALAAFGMIRDTTTKPLPKQILAYVMQDEARHVAFGRMALRDYYQQLGDAELREREEFVIEGCYLMRDRLSGVEVLENFGIGKQEAKELSEHSEFLQLFRKLLFSRIVPCVKDIGLWGPRLQKAYVDMGVLELGDSNLDLLMSRDEELAEELDRERFAAEEEARVAEVAEAIGEGAADTA, from the coding sequence GTGTCCACCCATGACCTCTACACCACCCCGCCCGCCGCACCGACCTGGCAGGTTCCCGCCACCGGAGCCGCCCGGTTCAGCTGGGACTACGACGACGGCCGCGAACGCCTCCTCGCCCTCTACCAGAAGGGCAAGGACAAGCAGTGGGACGGCAACAAGCGCATCGACTGGTCGCTGGAGGTCGACCCCGCCGATCCGCTCGGCACCCCCGACGAGGCGCTCACCCTGTACGGGACCCCGCACTGGGCGAGGATGACGGAGAAGGACCGGGGCGAGCTGCGCACGCACTACACCTCCTGGCAGTTCAGCCAGTTCCTCCACGGCGAACAGGGCGCGATGGTCTGCGCGGCGCGCATCGTGGAGTCCGTCCCCGACCTGGACGCCAAGTTCTACTCCGCCACCCAGACCATGGACGAGGCCCGGCACGCCGAGATCTACGGCCGCTTCCTGCACGAGAAGATCGGCATGCTCTACCCGGTCAACGACAGCCTCCAGGGGCTGCTGGGCGACACCCTGCGCGACTCCCGCTGGGACATGCCCTACCTGGGGATGCAGGTGCTCATAGAAGGTCTGGCGCTGGCCGCCTTCGGGATGATCCGCGACACCACGACCAAGCCGCTGCCCAAGCAGATCCTGGCGTACGTCATGCAGGACGAGGCCCGGCACGTCGCCTTCGGACGGATGGCGCTGCGCGACTACTACCAGCAGCTGGGCGACGCCGAACTCCGCGAGCGCGAGGAGTTCGTCATCGAGGGCTGCTACCTGATGCGCGACCGGCTCAGCGGCGTCGAGGTCCTGGAGAACTTCGGCATCGGCAAGCAGGAGGCGAAGGAGCTCTCGGAGCACTCCGAGTTCCTCCAGCTCTTCCGCAAGCTGCTGTTCAGCCGGATCGTCCCGTGCGTCAAGGACATCGGCCTGTGGGGCCCGCGGCTCCAGAAGGCGTACGTCGACATGGGCGTCCTCGAACTCGGCGACTCCAACCTCGACCTGCTGATGTCGAGGGACGAGGAGTTGGCCGAGGAACTGGACCGCGAGCGCTTCGCCGCCGAGGAGGAGGCCCGGGTGGCGGAGGTCGCGGAGGCGATCGGGGAGGGCGCGGCCGACACCGCCTGA
- a CDS encoding DUF3291 domain-containing protein: MTSIGTDPGRSPHELAQVNISRLGFPLDSPRLKDFVEGLDPVNAVADGADGFVWRLRSASGNATDVPVLGDDWLIVNMSVWRDVEALTGFMFAGRHRELMSRRREWFEQIREAMTALWWVPAGERPTVADAEERLLHLREHGPTERAFTLRARFPAPAGVH, translated from the coding sequence ATGACCTCCATCGGGACCGACCCCGGCCGCAGCCCGCACGAGCTGGCGCAGGTGAATATCTCACGGCTCGGATTTCCCCTGGATTCACCGCGGTTGAAGGACTTCGTCGAGGGGCTGGACCCGGTGAACGCGGTCGCCGACGGAGCAGACGGGTTCGTCTGGCGGCTGCGCTCCGCATCCGGGAACGCCACGGACGTCCCGGTACTCGGGGACGACTGGCTGATCGTGAACATGTCGGTGTGGCGGGACGTCGAAGCGCTCACCGGCTTCATGTTCGCGGGGCGGCACCGGGAGCTGATGAGCCGGCGCCGCGAGTGGTTCGAGCAGATCCGGGAGGCGATGACCGCCCTGTGGTGGGTGCCGGCCGGGGAACGCCCGACGGTGGCGGACGCCGAGGAGCGGCTGCTGCATCTGCGCGAACACGGCCCCACCGAGCGGGCGTTCACCCTGCGCGCCCGCTTCCCGGCGCCGGCCGGGGTGCACTGA
- a CDS encoding amidase family protein: MTRTISAVTRALERIDRLDPALNAFIEVWPDEALAREREAVARRLPLGGLPFAVKGPTGIRSYAARRLVVAGGVPVGATSVPGPGTVWQTWGRGAHGRTVNPWRADRTPGGSSAGSAVAVAAGMVELATGSDGAGSVRIPAAWCGVFGLKTTNGLLPSPDRSGLASAGVLARTTAGAERYLRHVLEGYEPPAAPALPLPAVYSEDLGFADVDPEVAAVVRAAVGRLVAAGTVRLLDADCALLDPARAWQAIRGGTPEDPEAAAVRRANDDRLDDLFAAAPLLLTPATPNRPHGHEGPGDLYSTALTWAFNLGGHPAASLPAGFTSDGCPVGLQLVAARGADISLLGMARAVEHALPTLPS; the protein is encoded by the coding sequence ATGACTCGGACGATCTCCGCGGTGACGCGGGCCCTGGAGCGGATCGACCGGCTGGACCCGGCACTCAACGCGTTCATCGAGGTCTGGCCGGACGAGGCGCTCGCCCGGGAGCGTGAGGCCGTGGCACGGCGACTCCCCCTGGGCGGGCTGCCGTTCGCGGTGAAGGGCCCCACCGGCATCCGCTCGTACGCGGCCCGTCGGCTGGTCGTGGCGGGCGGGGTCCCGGTCGGGGCGACCTCCGTCCCCGGCCCCGGGACGGTCTGGCAGACCTGGGGCCGGGGCGCCCACGGGCGTACGGTCAACCCGTGGCGGGCCGACCGTACGCCCGGCGGTTCGTCGGCGGGCTCGGCGGTCGCGGTGGCGGCGGGGATGGTGGAGCTGGCGACGGGCAGCGACGGGGCCGGGTCGGTCCGTATCCCGGCCGCCTGGTGCGGGGTGTTCGGGCTGAAGACGACGAACGGGCTGCTCCCCTCCCCCGACCGGTCGGGGCTGGCCTCGGCCGGGGTGCTGGCCCGGACGACCGCGGGTGCCGAGCGGTATCTCCGCCATGTGCTGGAGGGATACGAGCCACCCGCCGCCCCGGCTCTCCCGCTTCCCGCCGTCTACAGCGAGGACCTCGGCTTCGCGGACGTGGACCCCGAGGTGGCGGCGGTCGTCCGGGCGGCGGTGGGCCGGCTCGTCGCCGCGGGGACCGTGCGGCTGCTGGACGCCGACTGCGCCCTGCTCGACCCGGCGCGGGCCTGGCAGGCGATACGGGGCGGGACGCCGGAAGACCCGGAGGCGGCGGCGGTCCGGCGGGCGAACGACGACCGGCTCGACGACCTCTTCGCCGCCGCACCCCTGTTGCTGACCCCGGCCACGCCGAACCGGCCGCACGGGCACGAGGGCCCGGGCGACCTCTACTCCACCGCCCTGACCTGGGCGTTCAACCTGGGCGGCCATCCGGCGGCCAGCCTGCCCGCCGGATTCACCTCGGACGGCTGCCCGGTGGGGCTCCAGCTGGTGGCGGCGCGCGGGGCGGACATCTCGCTGCTCGGAATGGCCCGCGCGGTGGAGCACGCCCTGCCTACCCTGCCGTCATGA
- a CDS encoding penicillin-binding transpeptidase domain-containing protein, producing the protein MIRYIRRAAALCLLLLVALLVNAARIQVFEADELDGNPANRRNTIARYDQPRGNILVGDRPVTGSKETGEQLSFERTYLHGPLYAPVTGYASQTYGTTLIENAEDAVLSGTASVLAPLPFWNEFTRGRQPGGDVVTTIRASMQQAAYDGLSGRRGAVAALDPSTGAILALVSTPSYDPERLSGTGSAVTDAWARLNAAESLPMLNRAIRQTYPPGSTFKIVTAAAALDARAVTDADAPTDTPSPYVLPGTSTTLPNEARGCEQASLADAIRVSCNTVMAHLGVEVGLEGMAETAEGFGFNDTGLRIPSGVARSNFDTDMSDDQLALSSIGQFNTTATPLQMAMVASAVANGGDLRRPHLVDRVTTNDGDTVRQQGSGPSQRPMSPSTAVQLQRMMVDVVENGTGANAAIDGVRVGGKTGTAQHGVDNSGLPYAWFISWAQAPDSGRPAVAVAVVVEDAAADRDDISGGGSAAPIARAVMEAALEE; encoded by the coding sequence GTGATCCGCTACATCCGGCGGGCCGCCGCCCTCTGTCTGCTGCTGCTGGTGGCGCTGCTCGTCAACGCGGCCAGGATCCAGGTCTTCGAGGCCGACGAGCTGGACGGCAATCCGGCCAACCGCCGGAACACCATCGCCCGTTACGACCAGCCGCGCGGCAACATCCTGGTCGGCGACCGGCCCGTGACCGGCAGCAAGGAGACCGGCGAGCAGCTCAGCTTCGAGCGCACCTATCTGCACGGCCCGCTCTACGCCCCGGTGACCGGATACGCCTCGCAGACGTACGGCACGACGCTCATCGAGAACGCCGAGGACGCCGTCCTGTCCGGGACGGCCTCGGTGCTGGCGCCGCTGCCCTTCTGGAACGAGTTCACGCGGGGCCGGCAGCCGGGCGGCGACGTCGTCACCACGATCAGGGCGTCGATGCAGCAGGCCGCGTACGACGGGCTGAGCGGGCGGCGGGGGGCGGTCGCGGCGCTGGATCCGTCGACGGGTGCGATCCTGGCGCTGGTCTCGACCCCGTCGTACGACCCCGAGCGGCTGTCGGGGACCGGTTCCGCGGTGACCGACGCGTGGGCCCGGCTGAACGCGGCCGAGAGTCTGCCGATGCTCAACCGGGCCATCCGGCAGACCTATCCGCCGGGCTCCACCTTCAAGATCGTGACGGCGGCGGCGGCCCTGGACGCCCGGGCCGTGACGGACGCCGACGCGCCCACGGACACCCCGTCGCCGTACGTCCTGCCCGGCACGAGCACGACCCTGCCGAACGAGGCGAGGGGCTGCGAGCAGGCGTCCCTGGCGGACGCGATCCGGGTCTCCTGCAACACCGTGATGGCCCACCTCGGGGTGGAGGTCGGCCTGGAGGGGATGGCGGAGACGGCGGAGGGGTTCGGCTTCAACGACACCGGGCTGCGCATCCCGTCCGGGGTGGCGAGGAGCAACTTCGACACGGACATGAGCGACGACCAGCTCGCGCTCTCCTCCATCGGGCAGTTCAACACGACGGCGACCCCGCTCCAGATGGCGATGGTCGCGTCGGCGGTGGCCAACGGCGGGGATCTGCGCCGCCCCCATCTGGTGGACCGGGTGACCACCAACGACGGGGACACGGTCCGGCAGCAGGGGTCCGGACCGTCACAGCGTCCGATGAGCCCGTCGACGGCCGTGCAGCTCCAGCGGATGATGGTCGACGTGGTGGAGAACGGCACCGGGGCGAACGCGGCGATCGACGGGGTGAGGGTCGGCGGCAAGACCGGTACCGCCCAGCACGGCGTCGACAACTCCGGTCTGCCGTACGCCTGGTTCATCTCCTGGGCCCAGGCCCCCGACTCCGGCCGCCCGGCCGTCGCCGTGGCGGTGGTCGTGGAGGACGCCGCCGCCGACCGGGACGACATCAGCGGCGGCGGCAGCGCGGCCCCGATCGCCCGGGCCGTGATGGAGGCGGCGTTGGAGGAGTAG
- a CDS encoding FtsW/RodA/SpoVE family cell cycle protein, whose protein sequence is MTATTADAPPPELRLPKRRGVELALLVGGVLISVLGYAAVGLAHDGVVPPDVAGYGAGLGTLALLAHVAVRFRAPYADPLLLPIAVLLNGLGLVLIYRLDLETPRDQAAPTQLVWSTLGVALFAAVVVLLRDHRVLQRYAYLSVASALALLIVPIFFPAVNGAKIWIRIGGLSFQPGEFAKILLAVFFAAYLAANRNALAYTGRTFWKLQLPSGRVLGPIVAIWLLSVGVLVLERDLGTSLLFFGLFVIMLYVATGRTGWIAVGLLLAGVGAFVVGSFEPHVHSRVQDWLDPFASIDAGQGPGQLAQSLFAFAAGGMLGTGLGAGHSILIGFAAKSDFILATAGEELGLSGLTAVFLLYALLVARGYRAGLALRDPFGRLLAIGLASILALQVFVIAGGVMGLIPLTGMAMPFLAQGGSSVVTNWIIVALLIRLSDVARRPHPEQVETGVIAAAVEEDR, encoded by the coding sequence ATGACCGCAACGACGGCGGACGCTCCCCCGCCCGAGCTACGCCTGCCCAAGCGGCGCGGGGTGGAGCTCGCCCTCCTCGTCGGGGGTGTCCTGATCTCCGTCCTCGGCTACGCGGCGGTCGGCCTCGCCCACGACGGCGTCGTGCCCCCCGATGTCGCCGGATACGGCGCCGGGCTCGGCACGCTCGCGCTGCTCGCCCATGTCGCGGTCCGCTTCCGCGCGCCGTACGCCGATCCGCTGCTGCTGCCGATCGCCGTCCTGCTCAACGGGCTCGGCCTGGTGCTGATCTACCGGCTCGATCTGGAGACCCCGAGGGACCAGGCCGCGCCCACCCAGCTCGTCTGGTCCACGCTCGGCGTCGCGCTGTTCGCCGCCGTGGTGGTGCTGCTGCGCGACCACCGGGTGCTCCAGCGGTACGCGTACCTCTCGGTCGCCTCGGCGCTCGCGCTCCTCATCGTGCCGATCTTCTTCCCGGCGGTGAACGGGGCGAAGATCTGGATCCGGATCGGCGGACTCTCCTTCCAGCCCGGCGAGTTCGCCAAGATCCTGCTGGCGGTGTTCTTCGCCGCCTACCTGGCGGCCAACCGCAACGCGCTCGCGTACACCGGCCGCACCTTCTGGAAGCTGCAACTGCCCTCCGGCCGGGTGCTCGGTCCGATCGTGGCGATCTGGCTGCTGAGCGTCGGGGTGCTGGTGCTGGAGCGGGACCTCGGCACCTCGCTGCTGTTCTTCGGGCTCTTCGTCATCATGCTGTACGTGGCGACCGGCCGGACCGGCTGGATCGCGGTCGGTCTGCTCCTGGCCGGTGTCGGGGCCTTCGTCGTCGGCTCGTTCGAACCGCACGTCCACAGCCGGGTGCAGGACTGGCTGGACCCGTTCGCGTCGATCGACGCGGGGCAGGGGCCGGGCCAGCTCGCCCAGTCGCTGTTCGCCTTCGCCGCGGGCGGGATGCTCGGGACCGGGCTCGGCGCGGGCCACTCCATCCTGATCGGCTTCGCCGCCAAGTCCGACTTCATCCTGGCGACCGCGGGCGAGGAGCTGGGGCTGAGCGGGCTGACCGCGGTCTTCCTGCTCTACGCGCTGCTCGTGGCGCGCGGCTACCGGGCCGGGCTCGCCCTGCGCGATCCGTTCGGGCGGCTGCTCGCCATCGGCCTGGCGTCGATCCTGGCGCTCCAGGTGTTCGTGATCGCGGGCGGGGTGATGGGGCTGATCCCGCTGACCGGGATGGCGATGCCGTTCCTCGCGCAGGGCGGCTCGTCGGTCGTCACCAACTGGATCATCGTGGCGCTGCTGATCCGGCTCAGCGACGTCGCGCGCAGACCCCACCCCGAACAGGTCGAGACCGGTGTCATCGCGGCGGCCGTGGAGGAGGACCGGTGA
- a CDS encoding SH3 domain-containing protein, translated as MSPLSRSSRLRRLGLCVATGTLAALTAAAPAALAADPQPVGQRAEAAAPDPTSDELSASALQREHQAQQKQAREEAQKQGQAKPQAPKRTYKGRVIAKPYLLLRDKPTRSSRVVGSAEYGEIVNIFCKTEGDNVDNNNRWYLLTNGTWAWGSARYIENIGAAPKWC; from the coding sequence ATGTCCCCCCTGTCCCGCTCCTCGCGGCTCCGCCGGCTCGGTCTCTGCGTGGCCACCGGCACGCTCGCGGCGCTCACCGCCGCCGCTCCCGCCGCGCTGGCGGCCGACCCCCAGCCCGTCGGACAGCGCGCGGAGGCCGCCGCTCCGGACCCGACGTCCGACGAGCTCTCCGCCTCGGCCCTGCAGCGCGAGCACCAGGCGCAGCAGAAGCAGGCCCGCGAGGAGGCGCAGAAGCAGGGGCAGGCGAAGCCCCAGGCGCCGAAGCGGACCTACAAGGGACGCGTCATCGCCAAGCCGTACCTGCTGCTCCGCGACAAGCCGACCCGCAGCAGCCGCGTCGTCGGCTCGGCCGAGTACGGCGAGATCGTCAACATCTTCTGCAAGACCGAGGGTGACAACGTCGACAACAACAACCGCTGGTACCTGCTGACCAACGGCACCTGGGCCTGGGGTTCGGCCCGCTACATCGAGAACATCGGCGCCGCGCCGAAGTGGTGCTGA
- a CDS encoding histidine kinase dimerization/phospho-acceptor domain-containing protein: MRRRGLRSPSWTASLTWKSAVFLTVMCCTLAALLGLLVHTAVTRQTVEQAREKTLGRLEVVTDAYEAGEPLPPGSGVDPPGLPASLRALAAGGERGTLVADGPHRPGDPDGRNGPAMWAAGPADGRALATWTDYSHHARTIGGLDRAIIGSSLLAIAATLLVGLFAVGRVTRRLHQSARVARRISAGDLDARVHDPRTARPVRAQDEVAIVAGALDTMASTLQRKLQTEQRFTADVAHELRTPLTGLSAAAELLPPGRPAELVRDRVRAMRALTEDLLEISRLDARTEEVDLAVHDLAPLAERVVRASGTDTEVRVTGAARVETDRRRLERVIGNLVANAHLHGRPPVVLSVDGAVVSVTDHGPGFPAYLLDGGPQRFRTDGAGKGHGLGLTIAVGQARVIGARLDFGNPPGGGALARMTLPEYVRLDDGEGDRNPGGDGGPEGRDDPDGSTGSSPHGP, from the coding sequence ATGAGGCGGCGCGGGTTGCGCTCGCCCTCCTGGACCGCGAGCCTCACCTGGAAGTCCGCGGTCTTCCTGACCGTCATGTGCTGCACCCTGGCGGCCCTCCTCGGCCTCCTGGTGCACACGGCGGTCACCCGGCAGACGGTCGAGCAGGCCCGGGAGAAGACGCTGGGGCGGCTGGAGGTGGTCACCGACGCGTACGAGGCCGGGGAGCCGCTGCCCCCCGGCTCCGGCGTCGACCCGCCCGGCCTGCCCGCCTCGCTGCGCGCCCTGGCCGCGGGCGGCGAGCGGGGCACCCTCGTCGCGGACGGCCCGCACCGGCCGGGCGACCCGGACGGGCGGAACGGCCCCGCCATGTGGGCGGCGGGCCCGGCGGACGGGCGGGCGCTCGCCACCTGGACGGACTACAGCCACCACGCCCGCACCATCGGCGGCCTCGACCGGGCGATCATCGGCTCCTCGCTGCTGGCCATCGCCGCCACCCTGCTCGTCGGCCTGTTCGCCGTCGGCCGGGTGACCCGCAGACTCCACCAGAGCGCCCGGGTGGCCCGCCGGATCAGCGCGGGCGATCTCGACGCCCGGGTGCACGACCCCCGGACCGCGCGCCCGGTCCGCGCCCAGGACGAGGTGGCGATCGTGGCGGGCGCGCTCGACACCATGGCTTCGACCCTCCAGCGCAAGCTCCAGACCGAGCAGCGGTTCACCGCCGACGTGGCGCACGAGCTGCGCACTCCGCTGACCGGCCTCTCGGCCGCCGCCGAACTCCTGCCGCCCGGCCGCCCGGCGGAGCTGGTGCGCGACCGGGTACGGGCGATGCGGGCGCTGACGGAGGACCTGCTGGAGATCTCCCGGCTCGACGCCCGTACCGAGGAGGTCGACCTCGCGGTGCACGACCTCGCGCCGCTGGCGGAGCGGGTCGTCCGGGCGTCGGGCACCGACACCGAGGTGCGGGTGACGGGCGCGGCCCGGGTGGAGACGGACCGGCGGCGGCTGGAGCGGGTGATCGGCAATCTGGTGGCCAACGCCCATCTGCACGGGCGCCCTCCGGTGGTGCTGAGCGTGGACGGCGCGGTGGTCTCCGTGACCGACCACGGTCCGGGGTTCCCGGCGTATCTGCTGGACGGCGGGCCGCAGCGGTTCCGTACGGACGGCGCGGGCAAGGGGCACGGCCTCGGGCTGACCATCGCCGTCGGCCAGGCCCGGGTCATCGGCGCCCGGCTGGACTTCGGCAATCCGCCGGGCGGCGGGGCGCTCGCCCGGATGACCCTGCCGGAGTACGTACGCCTGGATGACGGGGAAGGCGACCGGAATCCCGGCGGTGACGGGGGTCCGGAGGGCCGGGACGACCCGGACGGCTCAACAGGGAGCAGCCCTCACGGACCGTGA
- a CDS encoding zinc-ribbon domain-containing protein: MIIFGTKGYLYQLAILTMVCGWCGNPAAHTLRKRVTKFTLFFVPLFPFSTKYVTQCTFCGGERQIPKEEADRLLAQAAAGQDGNAHGQAPQQPGFTPPGQNPYQR; the protein is encoded by the coding sequence ATGATCATTTTCGGTACCAAGGGCTACCTCTACCAGCTGGCCATCCTGACGATGGTGTGCGGCTGGTGCGGCAATCCGGCGGCGCACACCCTGCGCAAGCGGGTCACGAAGTTCACGCTGTTCTTCGTGCCGCTGTTCCCGTTCTCGACGAAGTACGTCACGCAGTGCACGTTCTGCGGCGGGGAGCGGCAGATACCCAAGGAGGAGGCGGACCGGCTGCTCGCCCAGGCCGCGGCCGGGCAGGACGGCAACGCCCACGGCCAGGCCCCGCAGCAGCCCGGTTTCACGCCTCCCGGGCAGAACCCGTACCAGCGCTGA